In Paenibacillus sp. 1781tsa1, one DNA window encodes the following:
- the nikB gene encoding nickel ABC transporter permease, producing MFRILLRKFLEVFIFLLFIMFVSFLFIRLAPGDPVLTILNVDELSVSQEQVEAVREEMGFNDSLPVQFGNWLLDFVRLDFGVSYSTGQPVMQTLMRALPATAELTIGALLVMLVIAIPLGSLSALHRGSWIDRGSRLLSIVGAAVPSFWLGLILIDMFGVRFGNLPTMGRDGFTSLILPSLTLGLAISSVYVRLLRSSLLDSLSQEFVRSARARGVSEGRIFMLHAFRHSLPPVITVFGVSLGSLIGGVVVIEVLFAYPGIGKLIVDAIRQRDYPLIQGYILIMAIVVFLVNTAVDLSYRYLNPEMKLKEKEAHR from the coding sequence ATGTTTCGCATTTTGCTTCGCAAGTTTCTTGAGGTATTTATCTTTCTGCTGTTCATTATGTTTGTGAGCTTCCTGTTCATTCGTTTGGCTCCAGGTGATCCGGTGCTGACGATCCTGAACGTGGACGAACTGTCCGTCAGTCAGGAGCAGGTTGAAGCTGTACGCGAGGAAATGGGCTTCAACGATTCGCTTCCTGTCCAGTTCGGTAACTGGTTGCTCGATTTTGTTCGGCTCGATTTCGGCGTGTCTTACTCGACAGGCCAGCCCGTCATGCAGACCTTGATGCGTGCGCTGCCAGCTACGGCTGAACTGACGATTGGCGCCCTGTTGGTCATGCTCGTCATAGCGATCCCCCTCGGCTCGCTGTCAGCGCTCCACCGCGGCAGTTGGATTGACCGGGGGAGCCGGCTGCTCTCCATTGTGGGTGCCGCGGTGCCCAGCTTCTGGCTGGGTCTGATCCTGATCGATATGTTCGGCGTACGCTTCGGCAATCTGCCCACCATGGGCCGGGATGGATTCACATCGCTTATTCTGCCATCTCTGACGCTGGGACTTGCTATCTCCAGCGTTTATGTGCGTCTTTTGCGCTCCAGCTTGTTGGATTCACTAAGTCAGGAGTTCGTACGGTCCGCCCGGGCAAGAGGGGTATCCGAAGGTCGGATATTCATGCTTCACGCGTTTCGTCACAGTTTGCCGCCTGTCATTACGGTATTTGGCGTAAGTCTCGGCAGCCTGATCGGCGGAGTTGTCGTGATTGAAGTGTTGTTCGCTTATCCGGGGATCGGCAAGCTCATCGTTGATGCCATCCGCCAGCGTGATTATCCACTGATTCAGGGTTACATCCTGATCATGGCTATCGTGGTATTCCTTGTGAATACAGCGGTTGATCTATCTTATCGTTATTTGAATCCCGAAATGAAACTGAAGGAAAAGGAGGCCCACCGATGA